The Tolypothrix sp. PCC 7712 region TTGACATCAACTAAAGGTATTTGAGAATGTCCATTGCTATCCCCAATCCACTCATTTTCTACAGAATGCAGTAATACAGGCTCAATGAATTGTTTACGGCAATTTTTGCACAAATAATACTGCTTACCATTCCTATGGCCGTTTTTACGATATGAAGTAGAGGCGCATCGGGGACATTTCATCTTGTTATTTAGCTTGTCTTGTGCTGATATTTACCTCTAATTTTGCAATCTGAAAAGTCAAGTTTACAAAGTTTAATAAATTTACTAGTCCCTGCTTGAGAATGTTTTCTAGCTCAGATTAGTCATGAACTTTGCATGATCAATGTAGGAAATGCTTTAGTTTATCCGTGGTAAAACATATTCGCGGGTGCGGTAATCGGAAGGATTAGTAAAGATTTTCGTAGTGGAGCCAAATTCAACTACGCTGCAAACCCGATTTTCGTTGGTTTGAAAGAAAGCAGTAAAATCTGATACACGAGTGACTTGCCGCATATTATGGCTGACAATCACAATCGTTAACTCAGAGCGTAAACTTTGGATTAATTCTTCAATTTTGCCGCTAGCGATGGGGTCTAGTCCAAAACAAGGCTCATCCATTAAAATAACTCTGGGCTTAACGGCTAAAGCACGAGCAATACAGAGCCGTTGTTGTTGACCTCCAGAAAGTTCCAAAGCAGATTTATGCAGCTTATTTTTCACTTCATCCCAGAGGTCAGCAGCTTTAATGGCAGATTCGATAATAGCGTCTAATTCTGATTTCGGATACCAGCCGACGAGTTTGACCCCATAGGCGACATTATCATAAACGCTCATGGGAAAGAGATTTGGTTTAGGTAAAACCATACTAATTTGGCGACGCACCCGATTTAAATTCACGCGCCGCTCATAGATATTTTGACCAAAAAATTCTACTCTCCCTTCAACTTTTATTTCTCCTTCTAATTCACTCATGCGATTGAGCGATTTGAGAAAAGTAGATTTACCACAACCGCTAGGGCCAATAATGGCAGTAACTTTGTCTTGGTAAAAATCTAATGATATATCTTCAAGGATCTTCTTATTTTCGTAATAAAAGCTAAAATTGCTGACTTTTATAGCCGTAACTAATTTACTCATGGTCGCAAAATATTTGATATCAAGACCGAGTTATCAGAACGCTGAAACTCCTATTCCGTAGTACGTTATTTCTCTAACCTGATTTATGAAGTATTTGTGAATTTTTACTATACCTAAAGGTTGGAGAAAAGTGATTATACAAGTAAAAATCTCCAAAAAACACCAATTAATATGCTTAATTAATGACATTTGATGACATTTGAGCTTTGCATCAAGCATGAAGAGCTTGACAAAAAGACATTACTTGCATGTGTTACAAATTAGCCTTCATATAACCAGGAGTTAACTTTTATATTACCTGAGCCAGTCAAATTTCAGGTAGTGAACAGTTAACTGATATGTTCACTAACTCTGAACTTCAGAAGAACAGTCTGTTTTTACACTGATTGGGCGACAATTGTACGCCCGACAAATTAGGAGTATCCTGGTGAACAAGATGAACTTTAAGCTTAACAGCTTGACGGTATTAGGTGTAACTTCATTTGTAGCTGCTACTTTTGGGTTAACAATGTCTGCGGTTCAGTCCCAAAGTGTCAGCACAATCACAGTAGATGGTTCTAGTACTGTATTTCCCATTACGGAAGCAGCAGCGGAGGATTTTCAAAAGGCTCAAGGCGGTAGAGTAAGAGTTACCGTAGGTGTTTCCGGTACTGGCGGCGGCTTTAAAAAGTTCTGTCGCGGTGAAACAGATATTTCTAATGCTTCCCGTCCGATTCTGCAAAAAGAAATCAGCGATTGTAAAGCTAATGGTGTTCGTTATGTAGAATTACCAATAGCTTATGATGCTTTAACAGTTGTAGTTAATCCACAAAATAACTGGGCAAAAAGCCTTACAGTAGCTGAACTCAAGAAAATTTGGGAACCAGGGGCGCAAGGTAAGGTTAGTAACTGGAGTCAAGTCCGTTCTGGGTTCCCCAATGCACCATTGAAGTTATTTGGCCCTGGGACTAATTCTGGAACCTTTGACTACTTTACCGAAGCTGTAGTTGGTAAAGCTAAATCTAGCCGGGGTGATTTTACCGCTAGTGAAGATGATAACGTTTTGGTACAGGGTATTTCCCGTGATAAAAATGCCTTGGGCTACTTTGGTTATGCTTATTATGCAGAAAATAGCAAAAAGCTGAAAGCTGTAGCAGTTAATGGGGTATCACCTTCAGAAGCTACTGTCAAAAATGGCAGTTATACTCCTCTATCTAGACCACTGTTTATTTATGTCAGTTCAAAATCAATTGATAAACCAGAAGTAAAGCAATTTGTGAAATTTTACTTGCAAAATGCTGCTAAATTCTCCAAAGAAGTCAGATATGTAGCGCTGCCAAGTTCAGCTTACACTACAGCTCAAAGCCACTTCAACAAAAAGAGATTTGGCAGTGTATTTGGTGGTCAAGAAGCAGTTGGTTTAAAGATTGACGAATTAATGCGCCGCGACGCTAAAGAATAAACTCATTTCTAAAGTTTGAATTGGGTTTAATTGAGTTTGCGAAACATCAATATATTCTAGAGGGCACGGCGTGTCGTGCCCCTACAATCTGTCGCCTTCTTTTTTCAAATTGGTATTAGATTCTAAGTTTTGGATTGTATTTGTCAATCTAAAATCTCAAATCAAAACTTATTTGATGATTTATCCAAGGGAGGTTTTTACCTCTCTTTATCTTAATTGAAGTAAATTTTTTCAAGAGCGATCGCTATTCAGTTAATATGATTGGTGCTAAACCAACTCGACTTTCTCCCAAACTATTGCGTAATCTGCGTGAACGGGCCATTGAGTTTGTCTTGTTTCTCGCAGCATTGTCTTCTGTGGCGACTACCATAGCGATTGTCGCCATTTTGGTCTATGAATCCATACTATTTTTTCAGAAAGTATCTATTTGGGAATTTCTCACAGATACCCAATGGACACCTTTATTTGACGACAAACACTATGGTATTTGGCCTTTGGTGTCAGGAACTTTAGTAACTACTGTAGTTGCTTTATTAGTAGCAATTCCACTCGGGACAATTATTGCTATTTACCTCAGTGAATTTGCACCACCGATAGTCCGAGAGGTAATCAAACCGATTTTAGAATTATTGGCAGGGATTCCTACAGTAGTTTACGGATATTTTGCCTTACTGTTTGTTACGCCTTTATTGCAGGTAATATTGCCAGAATTACCTGGTTTTAATATGTTGAGTGCGGGTTTAGTCATTGGAATTATGATTATTCCCTATGTAAGTTCCCTGAGTGAAGATGCAATGCGCGCCGTACCTGCACATCTGCGCGAAGGTTCTTATGCAACTGGTGCGACTCGCTTGCAAACAGCCTTACGAGTTGTAGTCCCAGCATCGATTTCTGGGATATCAGCCGCTTACATTTTGGGAATTTCCCGTGCAGTTGGTGAAACGATGATAGTCGCGATCGCAGCTGGCGGTCAACCTAACCTTACTTGGAACCCGATGGAACCAGCCGCAACTATGACAGCTTACATTGTTGCAGTCAGTCTTGGCGATTTACCACATGGCACTTTGGAATACGAAACTATCTTTGCTGTAGGGCTAACTCTAGTATTAATGACTTTGGTATTTAATATCATTGGTCATTTTCTAACTAAGCGCTATCGAGAGATTTATTAGTTTGGTATTGGTCATTTGTCAGTTAATTACGAATTAGAAATTACGAATTCCATGACCACCACTCGTAGTATGCGGCAAATCCGCGCTATTATTAACCGCAACAAGCTTTCTGAATATATTTTTAGTATTGTTGGTTTGTTGTCAATGTTGATTGGAATTGTGACTTTACTAGCACTAATATTTGACTTAGTTAGTGATGGTGCGCCACGTCTTTCTTGGGATTTTTTTACATCCTTTCCTAGCCGTAGAGCAGCAAATGCAGGTATTCTTTCGGCTTGGGTAGGTTCTCTTTTAGTCATGCTAGTAACGGCATCGGTTGCAATTCCGATTGGTATAGCATCAGGAATTTACTTAGAAGAATATGCCCAGAAAAATTGGCTAGCTGATTTGATTGAGATTAATGTCACTAATTTGGCTGGTGTTCCATCCATTATTTATGGACTGTTAGCCTTGGGTTTATTTGTCTATGGCTTCAATTTAGGCCCTAGCGTGGTAACAGCAGGATTGACATTAGCCCTATTAGTTTTACCTGTGGTAATTGTCACCACTCGGGAAGCTTTGCGCGCTATTCCTAATAGTATTCGCGAAGCTGCTTACGCTACTGGTGCGTCTAAATGGCAAATGATTTGGGATCATGTTTTACCTTATGCAACTGGTAGCATTCTCACAGGAATTATTGTGGCTTTAGCACGCGCTATTGGCGAAACTGCACCTTTAATTACCATAGGCGCGCTGACATTTATTGCCTTTCTTCCAGATTCTCCAATTAAAGGAGAATTTCCTTTTATATCCTTTTCCTGGCTATTAGCACCTTTCACAGTTATACCCATTCAAATGTTTGATTGGGTGTCTCGTCCTCAAGAAGCATTTCAAGTGAACGCCGCCGCCGCAGGTATTGTACTAATTGCCATGACTTTGGCTATGAATGCTATAGCTATTTATCTCCGTTATCGTTTACGTAAAACAATCAAATGGTAGAAAAAAAATCTTCAATTTTAGAAAGACCGATTAAAGCTGCGGTTAATTATCTCAATTTTTACTATGGTGGCAAAGTCCACGCTTTAAAAGATATTAATATGCCCATTGGTGATCAACAGGTAACAGCACTGATTGGGCCTTCTGGATGTGGCAAAACTACTCTCTTGCGTTGTTTCAACCGAATGCATGACCTTTATCCGGGGAATCGTTATCGCGGAGAAATTAGTTTAGAACCAGATGGAATTAATTTGTTGAGTAATAAGGTTGACCCCATTGAAGTCCGGATGCGGATTAGTATGGTGTTTCAAAGACCTAATCCTTTTCCTAAGTCTATTTACGAAAATGTAGCTTATGGTTTGAGAGTGCGAGGTGAAACAAAACGCGCAGTTATTGATGAGAAAGTAGAGAAAGCTTTGCGTGGTGCAGCATTGTGGGATGAAGTTAAAGATAGATTGCGTGATTTAGCTTCTAACCTTTCTGGTGGTCAACAACAACGGCTTTGTATTGCCCGTGCTTTAGCAACTGACCCAGAAATTGTACTATTTGATGAGCCGACATCTGCTTTAGATCCCATCGCTACTTCTAGTATTGAAGAGTTAATTACTCAACTCAAGGAAACAGTCACAATTTTGATTGTTACTCACAATATGCAGCAAGCAGCCCGTGTTTCTGACTATACGGCGTTTATGTATTTGGGTGAATTGGTGGAGTTTGACAAGACACAAACGATTTTTAATCATCCTGCGAATAAAAGAACGGCTGATTATGTAAGTGGGTTGTTTGGGTAATAGGGAATGGGGAACTCGGGGCCCCCTCTGGGGATAAGGGGCAATGGGGAAGGGGGAAGGGGTAATGGGGAATTGCTTGTGATTAAAAATTCCTGTCCTCAAAAATGAAGACAGGATGAGGGAATTCAATTATTAGGGAACTCTAAAAAATAAATTATTCCGTTCAAGTCATTGACTGTTGACCGTTAACTGTGAACCGTCAACAGTCAACAATAGCAATGGAATGTTTTTTACTTGGAAGTCCCTAATTGATTATTCGTCAATTTGCCAAGAATCTTTGGTGATTTCTTCATCAAGGATTTTCTTGGGACGCAGGATGATAATAATTTTTCCTAACAGGGGAATTTCTGGGTCATTCTCAAACCACTGGATGTCTAATTCACCGGAATTTTCTAATATAAAATAGCTGGAAGCATCCCATTGCCGTTGGGCACGATCTACTACTACTAAAACTTGTCCTGGTTGATTTTGGCTTTGGTTTGGCAGGCGATCGCTATTCGCTATAATCACTACTGGGTCTTCGGCACTCAATAGTACTTGCCAACCTGGTAATGGTACCCAAGCTTGTTCGCCAGTAAATTTAACCATACGAAATGGTTGAATTTCTGTCACTAATGGCACCGCTTTTAAGTCATTTGGTGTCAATGGCAACTCACCAGCTACAGGGATAATTCTCGGTAACTCTTCTTCAGACTCTAGGCGATAAAAGGGTAAAAGTGGAGCCGGACGTTTAGGAACGACAGTAAAATCTGTGAGTAATTGTTCAATTTGTTTCCTAGCCGATGCTGTGTGTGCAAACCGTAAGCCTTTAGCAATTAAACGCGATCGCTCTTGAAAATCGCTGTTTTGCCGTGCTAATTTCCAGGCAGTATAAGCTACAGCATCTCCGGGATGATTGGAAAATCCTTCTGGAAAGATGCGGAAGCGGCAAAACTCTTTATAGGCTTTGGCTACTTCCCTGGCTTCATCCATGTCGAGTTTGTGCTGGAAAGTCAATTCAGCAGCTGCGGCGCGTTCTTCATGGGTGAGTAAACGTAACTCATATAAAATATCACTACCACGTGAGGCGTAATGCGATCGCGTTGCCTCCGATGCACCGCCTTTTTCTAAAGAATTATAAACTTGAGAACCAACAACTACCTGATTTTGTTGAATTGGCTCAAATCCAGTAGCCTCAAAAATCTCTTGAGGATTGTAACCATTTTTTTGCAAATAAGCGATCGCTTGACCCCATTCCACCCAGTTACCTTGCTTTTGCCGTAACTTTATTAGCAACTCCTGGGCGGTATCTGAATCAGCGTTGTCAGGATTTTGAGGGTTGGGTGGTAGGTCAGTCATACGTTAATAATTAATACCGGCTCGGCAAATCTTATTCTATAGGAAAAAAGCCGGAAAACCCTGTACTCAAATGCAGGTGTAAAAGATGGGGATGAGGGAGATGAGGGAGATGAGGGGGATGAGGAGGATGAGGGGGATGAGGGGGATGAGGAAGATGAGGGAGAAATTTCCATTACTCATTACTCATTACTCATTACCCATTACTCATTACCCATTACCCATTACCCATTACCCATTACTCATTACTCATTACCCATTACCCATTACCCATTACCCATTACCCATTACTCATTACCCATTACCCATTACTCATTACTCATTACTCATTCCCCAATCCCCAATCCCCAATCCCTAGTTCCCTATTATTTAACGACATCCGCAATTCTTCGCAAGGCTGGGTAATGTATTATCAACTAGACTTGGTATGGAATATAACAAGATAGTAAATATTTTAAGGCATTTATGGATAATCTCAGTTTGGAAACTAATACAGATCGTCGTCAATTAAGAACTTTAGATAGGCCGAAAAAACTCAAAATCCTGGTGGTTGATGATGAACCAGATAATCTAGATCTGTTGTATCGCACCTTTCGCCGGGATTTTCAAGTTCTCAAGGCTGATAGCGGGATGAACGCCTTACAAATGCTGGCAGCAGAGGGAGAGGTGGCGGTAATTATCTCTGATCAACGAATGCCAGAAATGAAGGGAACTGAGTTTCTCAGTAAGACTGTACCTCAGTTTCCAGATACCGTGAGAATTATCCTTACAGGTTTTACTGATATTGAAGATTTGGTGGAAGCAATTAATGCTGGGCAAGTCTACAAATATATTACTAAGCCTTGGGACCCAGGGGAATTGAAGGCGGTAGTCCAACGGGCAGCCGAAACCTACGATTTACTGAAGCAACGTACAGAAGAATTACGCTGTGCTAATGCTCAAATGGCACTGTTAACTGTTTTAGTGGAAGTAACACAAGCAGCTAATAGTTTAGAAGAAATACTGAAACCAATTGCTACTGCATTTAGTCAAAGTTTTGGCTCAGATGCCTGCATTTTGCAACTGATTGAAGATCATAGTTTAATTGCAACTCAAGGGTCTTACTGTGAAGGCGGTACTGTAGAAAACTGGCTAACCCAAGACCCCTTAACCAGCGAGGCGATCGCTACTGGCAATATTCAAGTTTCACTAAATATACTTAAAGATCCAAAATTATCCAGTGTTGCTCATTACCAAAATTCTGGTGTACAAGCACACTTAATTATCCCCATTAACTACCGCAACAAAGTTATGGGGGTATTATCGCTACAGTGGAAACAACCACACACTTTGCGAGATGATGAGTTAAAGCTAATCAATTTATCAGCACAATTGGTGGCGATCGCTCTCACGAGCAGTTTTTATCACCAAACACAAATTTAGTCAAGTGTCAATAGTCTAGGGTCTAAACTTCAACTCGCGACTTTTGGCCCTTGACTACAGACGCGAGGAATCGCGTCTCTCCTACTCTTGACACTTTGACTAATGACTCAGGAAATTCGCGTTATTTTTGATCGTATTGCTCCTATTTATGACCAACTGAATAATTGGTTAAGTTTGGGACAACACCGAATTTGGAAGGAAATGACCATCAAATGGAGTAACCCGCAACCGGGAGATACTTGTTTAGATTTGTGTTGCGGGAGTGGGGATATCGCTTTTGGTTTAGCCAGGCGTGTAGGCGCTACAGGTCATGTATATGCAGTAGATTTTTCCCATAACCTGCTAGCAATGGCTCAAGAACGCTCGCAAAATCAGTATACCCAACCTCCAATTACCTGGGTTGAAGCGGATGTCCTAGATTTACCCTTTGAGGACAACAAATTTGATGCCGCCACAATGGGCTATGGTTTAAGAAATGTTAAAGATATTCCCCGCAGCCTTAAAGAGTTGTACCGCGTTCTCAAACCTGGTGCAAAAGCTGCCATATTAGATTTTCATCGCCCAGATAATCCGCAGCTGCGATCGTTCCAGCAATGGTATTTGGATAATCTTGTTGTCCCTATAGCGACCCAGTTAGGTGTTAAGGAAGAATACGCCTACATCAGTCCCAGCCTAGATCGCTTTCCTATTGGCAAAGAACAGGTAGAATTAGCTTATCAAGTTGGTTTTGCTGAAGTCACACACTACCCCATTGTGAACGGTATGATGGGAGTGCTGGTAGTCAGTAAACTTTAGATTTTGTATTGCATATTTTGCCTTAAGGTCTACTGGGAAAAACACAGAGACTCTTAAATGCAAAAGTCAATATTTAATCTAAAAACCAATATCTAATACCCAAAATTGCTAATTCCAAAATCCTGTGGATTGGTCTCATTTGTGGCTTTATGTATCACCACCGATATTAGGTGGAATTATCGGCTATTTCACGAATGATATAGCCATCAAAATGTTATTTCGCCCCTACCGAGCAATTTATATCGGTAAGCAAAGATTGCCATTCACACCTGGCTTAATTCCCCGTAACCAGGAAAGGCTAGCTCTGAAGATTTCTAATACAATCATGGGGTCACTTTTGACACCAGAGGAGTTGCAAAATCTCGCTCGCCGTCTGTTACAAACAGAAAGAGTAGAAGGAGCAATTCTGTGGTTGTTAAAACTAGCACTTGACCAAATCAATTCCGAGGATAAAAATCAAAAAAGTGCTAAAATTGTCGGCGGAATTTTGCGTGATTTATTAGGTGAATCTTTGCCACGTCTCCTCAAAGTTTTAGCGCGGCGAGAAGACTTCTTGGAAGTACAAATCAATCAGATTTTTGACCAAATACTCCTAGAATTTCAACTGAGTGAAGAACAGTCAACTAGGCTGGCTGATTGGCTTTTGCAAGTAGTTGTGCCGCCAGATGTGCTGCGACAAACAATAGTTGATTTTTTAACCGATCGCACAATTCAAACCATTGACGAAACCTTTCGGGAAAAGACCAGCGGTACCTATTGGGTAGTAGCGAATTTGTTTGGTTTACGCAATACTCTTACTAGACTGAGAGCTTTTTGCTTAGATGAAAAAGAGGCTACTAACGATCGGTTGAAAGAATTAATTCAAGAATTGCAAATCCGCGATCGCATCAGAAAACTCTTGCAAAATTTATCATTGCAAAACTTACCCATAGGGACAGTACGCCAACTGCGTAAAACTACCAGAGAAAGCGTCCGTCATTACTTGCAAACTAGCGGTAGCGATTTACTACAAGGTTTAACTGACTCCGTAGATTGGGAGAATATCGCTTCTTTGTTGCTCAATCGTCTGAGTACATCACCCGTAGTTAGTAGTTCTCTAGAAGTTGTCAGCCAAGAATTGGCTTTAATTTTGGAACGCTATTTAGAGAAAGATTTGGAAGCAATTGTCGCGCAAGTAATTCCAATTCTATCTATCGATCAGGTAATTGTTGACCGCGTCAAATCAACTTCTCCTGCTGATTTAGAAGCTGCAATTGAAGGAATTGTTAAAAGTGAATTGCAGGCAATTGTAACCTTGGGTGGTGTCTTAGGTGTAATTGTGGGTTTAGGTCAAACGGTGTTTTTACTGTTGAATCAACAATAATGGGTAATTGGTAATTGGTAATTGATGATTTTTCAGGGCTGCTTTGTGCTTTGGGAATACAACTAAAGCAAACATTAAAACTAGCGATTCAAGAAGCGTGACGCGCCAGCCCCTGTTTTCTAAACATGGGGATAAGCGTCTACGCTATTTTAATTGCCGTCATCCAATTTTGGATTATACCAATTTAAAAAAATAATGCGACAGATTGTAGGGGCAAGGCAGTGCCCATTGGTGTCAACTGAAGCTAAATGCTCTATAGGGCGGGCGTTGTACAAATACCTCGCGCCCTCATCCCCTAACCCCTTCTCCCGCAGGAGAAGGGGAACTAAATCTCTGGCTCCCTTCTCCCTGTGGGAGAGGGGCTGGGGGTGAGGGCAAAAACCTTGCTACAAAGCAGGTTTCACGTTAAGTTGACACAGGTGGGCAGTGCCTTGTCCTCTAGAGTATATTGATGTGTCGCAAACATTATTTGATTTGGTATGAGATTTTAGATTCTGGATGCGGAATAGCCTTTCTCAGTCGTGAATAAATTCTTGATCAGGCTTCACCTGAATTGTTTAGCACTTTAGTGCTGTCTATGAAGTTATAAAAATTTTGGTAATTCACCACTAGTACAAATCGACGCAAATAAACAGACTATCTGTAATTGCTAAAAGGCTTGTGGTATAAGTATTCTTTCTTTTGACTTTTGACTCCTGCGGAGTTCGCCAGTTGCTTTATGCCGACGGCACTTCCTTCAAGTCGGCAAAGCCGCCCAACTGAGTGCCTTGGGAACCCGTCCACCGCACTGGCTCACTTTTTACTTTTGCCGTGCTAGCCTATTCACTAACAGGAGAGTCGGATGAAAAAAGTAGCAGTATTTGGCAACGCTGGAGGTGGTAAATCTACTCTCAGCAAGAAATTATCCCAAATCACGGGTTTACCGCTTCATGTCTTGGACAAAATTAAATATCAATCAGGCGGTGTTGAGCTTTCAGATGAAGATTATAAACGCGCCCATGAGCAAATTTTAGTTAGTGAACAATGGATTATTGATGGGTTTGGTTCTATGGAAACCCTTTGGCCTAGACTAGATGAGGCAGATAGCTTAGTTTTTATCGATTTACCGCTATATGTACATTTCTGGTGGGTAACTAAACGACTAATCACAGGTTACTTTAACCCACCAGACGGCTGGCCAAAAAACAGTCCTATATTTAAAAGTTCGCTAAATAGCTACCGCGTGCTTTTTTTATGCGACAAATATTTGACTCCTAGATATCGTGAGTATATCAAGCAGGCAAAAAGCCAGAAAAATGTTTATCATCTTCAATCGACTCAAGATATTTCGCAATTTTGGGAATCAATTGAAAATAATGGGCATAGGGCATAGGGCATGGGGCAAATAAATAGGCACGGCAGTAGTAAGATAATTTGATATACAACAAGATTGTGGATGTTCCCTACCTACAATTTGTCGCCTTCTCTTTTCAAATTGGTATCAGCAATAAAGATGAGAAAAAAGGAGGTACGCTTGGTTGTACCTCCTTTATTATTAGGAGCTAATATCTGATTTAAGGTGCGTTGAAGTTAAACCAATTGTTTAGCAGGTTTCACCCTATCTTAATCTGCTGAAAATCAAAAAGTACTCAAGCTAGAGATAGATAACTTTATAAGTTCTTATCTATTTTATTTGTAGTATCTGATACGCTTATTCTTTACATT contains the following coding sequences:
- a CDS encoding phosphate ABC transporter ATP-binding protein, producing MSKLVTAIKVSNFSFYYENKKILEDISLDFYQDKVTAIIGPSGCGKSTFLKSLNRMSELEGEIKVEGRVEFFGQNIYERRVNLNRVRRQISMVLPKPNLFPMSVYDNVAYGVKLVGWYPKSELDAIIESAIKAADLWDEVKNKLHKSALELSGGQQQRLCIARALAVKPRVILMDEPCFGLDPIASGKIEELIQSLRSELTIVIVSHNMRQVTRVSDFTAFFQTNENRVCSVVEFGSTTKIFTNPSDYRTREYVLPRIN
- a CDS encoding PstS family phosphate ABC transporter substrate-binding protein; the protein is MNFKLNSLTVLGVTSFVAATFGLTMSAVQSQSVSTITVDGSSTVFPITEAAAEDFQKAQGGRVRVTVGVSGTGGGFKKFCRGETDISNASRPILQKEISDCKANGVRYVELPIAYDALTVVVNPQNNWAKSLTVAELKKIWEPGAQGKVSNWSQVRSGFPNAPLKLFGPGTNSGTFDYFTEAVVGKAKSSRGDFTASEDDNVLVQGISRDKNALGYFGYAYYAENSKKLKAVAVNGVSPSEATVKNGSYTPLSRPLFIYVSSKSIDKPEVKQFVKFYLQNAAKFSKEVRYVALPSSAYTTAQSHFNKKRFGSVFGGQEAVGLKIDELMRRDAKE
- the pstC gene encoding phosphate ABC transporter permease subunit PstC, whose protein sequence is MIGAKPTRLSPKLLRNLRERAIEFVLFLAALSSVATTIAIVAILVYESILFFQKVSIWEFLTDTQWTPLFDDKHYGIWPLVSGTLVTTVVALLVAIPLGTIIAIYLSEFAPPIVREVIKPILELLAGIPTVVYGYFALLFVTPLLQVILPELPGFNMLSAGLVIGIMIIPYVSSLSEDAMRAVPAHLREGSYATGATRLQTALRVVVPASISGISAAYILGISRAVGETMIVAIAAGGQPNLTWNPMEPAATMTAYIVAVSLGDLPHGTLEYETIFAVGLTLVLMTLVFNIIGHFLTKRYREIY
- the pstA gene encoding phosphate ABC transporter permease PstA yields the protein MTTTRSMRQIRAIINRNKLSEYIFSIVGLLSMLIGIVTLLALIFDLVSDGAPRLSWDFFTSFPSRRAANAGILSAWVGSLLVMLVTASVAIPIGIASGIYLEEYAQKNWLADLIEINVTNLAGVPSIIYGLLALGLFVYGFNLGPSVVTAGLTLALLVLPVVIVTTREALRAIPNSIREAAYATGASKWQMIWDHVLPYATGSILTGIIVALARAIGETAPLITIGALTFIAFLPDSPIKGEFPFISFSWLLAPFTVIPIQMFDWVSRPQEAFQVNAAAAGIVLIAMTLAMNAIAIYLRYRLRKTIKW
- the pstB gene encoding phosphate ABC transporter ATP-binding protein PstB produces the protein MVEKKSSILERPIKAAVNYLNFYYGGKVHALKDINMPIGDQQVTALIGPSGCGKTTLLRCFNRMHDLYPGNRYRGEISLEPDGINLLSNKVDPIEVRMRISMVFQRPNPFPKSIYENVAYGLRVRGETKRAVIDEKVEKALRGAALWDEVKDRLRDLASNLSGGQQQRLCIARALATDPEIVLFDEPTSALDPIATSSIEELITQLKETVTILIVTHNMQQAARVSDYTAFMYLGELVEFDKTQTIFNHPANKRTADYVSGLFG
- a CDS encoding RuBisCO accumulation factor 1 — translated: MTDLPPNPQNPDNADSDTAQELLIKLRQKQGNWVEWGQAIAYLQKNGYNPQEIFEATGFEPIQQNQVVVGSQVYNSLEKGGASEATRSHYASRGSDILYELRLLTHEERAAAAELTFQHKLDMDEAREVAKAYKEFCRFRIFPEGFSNHPGDAVAYTAWKLARQNSDFQERSRLIAKGLRFAHTASARKQIEQLLTDFTVVPKRPAPLLPFYRLESEEELPRIIPVAGELPLTPNDLKAVPLVTEIQPFRMVKFTGEQAWVPLPGWQVLLSAEDPVVIIANSDRLPNQSQNQPGQVLVVVDRAQRQWDASSYFILENSGELDIQWFENDPEIPLLGKIIIILRPKKILDEEITKDSWQIDE
- a CDS encoding response regulator; this encodes MDNLSLETNTDRRQLRTLDRPKKLKILVVDDEPDNLDLLYRTFRRDFQVLKADSGMNALQMLAAEGEVAVIISDQRMPEMKGTEFLSKTVPQFPDTVRIILTGFTDIEDLVEAINAGQVYKYITKPWDPGELKAVVQRAAETYDLLKQRTEELRCANAQMALLTVLVEVTQAANSLEEILKPIATAFSQSFGSDACILQLIEDHSLIATQGSYCEGGTVENWLTQDPLTSEAIATGNIQVSLNILKDPKLSSVAHYQNSGVQAHLIIPINYRNKVMGVLSLQWKQPHTLRDDELKLINLSAQLVAIALTSSFYHQTQI
- the ubiE gene encoding bifunctional demethylmenaquinone methyltransferase/2-methoxy-6-polyprenyl-1,4-benzoquinol methylase UbiE, producing MTQEIRVIFDRIAPIYDQLNNWLSLGQHRIWKEMTIKWSNPQPGDTCLDLCCGSGDIAFGLARRVGATGHVYAVDFSHNLLAMAQERSQNQYTQPPITWVEADVLDLPFEDNKFDAATMGYGLRNVKDIPRSLKELYRVLKPGAKAAILDFHRPDNPQLRSFQQWYLDNLVVPIATQLGVKEEYAYISPSLDRFPIGKEQVELAYQVGFAEVTHYPIVNGMMGVLVVSKL
- a CDS encoding DUF445 domain-containing protein, which encodes MDWSHLWLYVSPPILGGIIGYFTNDIAIKMLFRPYRAIYIGKQRLPFTPGLIPRNQERLALKISNTIMGSLLTPEELQNLARRLLQTERVEGAILWLLKLALDQINSEDKNQKSAKIVGGILRDLLGESLPRLLKVLARREDFLEVQINQIFDQILLEFQLSEEQSTRLADWLLQVVVPPDVLRQTIVDFLTDRTIQTIDETFREKTSGTYWVVANLFGLRNTLTRLRAFCLDEKEATNDRLKELIQELQIRDRIRKLLQNLSLQNLPIGTVRQLRKTTRESVRHYLQTSGSDLLQGLTDSVDWENIASLLLNRLSTSPVVSSSLEVVSQELALILERYLEKDLEAIVAQVIPILSIDQVIVDRVKSTSPADLEAAIEGIVKSELQAIVTLGGVLGVIVGLGQTVFLLLNQQ
- a CDS encoding adenylate kinase codes for the protein MKKVAVFGNAGGGKSTLSKKLSQITGLPLHVLDKIKYQSGGVELSDEDYKRAHEQILVSEQWIIDGFGSMETLWPRLDEADSLVFIDLPLYVHFWWVTKRLITGYFNPPDGWPKNSPIFKSSLNSYRVLFLCDKYLTPRYREYIKQAKSQKNVYHLQSTQDISQFWESIENNGHRA